The proteins below are encoded in one region of Nitrosomonas ureae:
- a CDS encoding M1 family metallopeptidase produces MSEQILSAPVPIKFNDVEYDITVKIDPGNRTIEGKSLITVHRPRELQLMLGAEYEVTQAEFNDGPLGIGREQANQAHVWNIPFHFRHQIQFLIRWKGTLAALDTSLDHQQTLGRPVAASGESGAFLPDGSNWYPRIAGHLARYKVSIELPSGQKGLVAGRLVKESESEQSYHASFEFSHPAEGIDLMAGPYAIETQMHQSIHHQPIQLRTYFHPQISNLSKDYLDAVKRYLNLYESWIGAYPYREFSVVSSPTPTGFGMPTLTYLGIDVLQLPFIRDTSLGHEVLHNWWGNGVYPDYASGNWSEGLTTFMADYAYKEQESTEAAREMRLGWVRDFAALQPGQDVPLTAFTSRMHGGASKVVGYNKAAMFFFMLRDHLGDAVFQRGIQGLWRVQRFRITSWQELQKMFEMISGQNLQLFFSQWVERTGAPAIMISHVKNIATDSDYELSIALKQSEPVYHLRVPVAIESPQGTTTHILDLQQEQQLFKLKLADKPLTVSLDPDLHLFRQLAPGEAPPILREVMINAATRTVLLPSDAGIRKIAETLASKLQDRKPQIITPDEPFFSVPVLVIGLDSEVDAWLAAEQLPAKPDEINSKGTAQVWTLARAKGASMTVIAAKDAASLEALIRPLPHYGRQSYLAFDGRQVIEKGVWPTQVQKIVVK; encoded by the coding sequence GTGTCGGAACAGATTCTATCGGCACCCGTACCGATCAAGTTTAATGACGTCGAATACGATATCACGGTAAAAATTGATCCCGGGAATCGTACCATTGAAGGGAAAAGCCTGATTACCGTCCATAGACCAAGAGAGTTGCAATTGATGCTGGGAGCGGAATACGAAGTGACTCAGGCGGAGTTTAATGATGGACCATTGGGCATTGGCCGTGAGCAAGCCAACCAAGCACATGTTTGGAACATTCCGTTTCATTTCAGGCATCAAATCCAGTTTCTGATACGGTGGAAAGGGACATTGGCCGCATTGGATACTTCTTTGGATCATCAGCAGACATTGGGCAGGCCGGTCGCAGCAAGTGGTGAATCCGGTGCGTTCCTGCCGGATGGATCGAATTGGTATCCGCGCATAGCCGGGCATTTAGCACGGTATAAGGTCAGTATCGAACTACCGTCCGGTCAGAAGGGCTTGGTGGCAGGTCGGCTGGTGAAGGAAAGTGAGTCGGAGCAAAGCTATCACGCTTCCTTTGAATTCTCTCATCCGGCCGAAGGAATTGATCTGATGGCTGGGCCGTATGCGATCGAAACACAGATGCACCAAAGCATACATCATCAACCGATTCAGCTGCGCACCTATTTCCATCCACAAATTAGTAACTTATCAAAGGATTATCTAGATGCGGTGAAGCGTTATTTGAACCTTTACGAATCCTGGATCGGTGCGTATCCCTATAGGGAATTTAGCGTGGTTTCGAGCCCGACGCCAACCGGATTTGGCATGCCTACATTGACTTATCTTGGCATTGATGTGTTGCAATTGCCGTTTATCCGCGATACTTCACTCGGCCATGAAGTGTTGCACAATTGGTGGGGCAATGGAGTTTATCCGGATTATGCGAGCGGCAACTGGTCGGAAGGCCTGACCACGTTCATGGCCGATTATGCCTATAAAGAACAAGAGAGCACAGAAGCTGCACGTGAAATGAGACTGGGGTGGGTGCGTGATTTTGCCGCCTTGCAACCAGGCCAGGATGTGCCATTGACCGCGTTTACTTCACGCATGCACGGCGGTGCGTCTAAGGTTGTCGGTTATAACAAAGCCGCAATGTTTTTCTTTATGTTGCGCGATCATTTGGGTGACGCGGTTTTTCAGCGCGGTATTCAGGGATTGTGGCGCGTACAGCGTTTCAGAATTACATCATGGCAAGAGCTGCAAAAAATGTTTGAGATGATTTCAGGGCAGAATCTGCAGCTATTCTTTTCTCAATGGGTGGAACGCACCGGCGCACCGGCTATCATGATTAGCCATGTAAAAAATATAGCGACGGATTCCGACTATGAATTATCAATTGCTTTGAAACAATCCGAGCCGGTATATCACTTGCGTGTCCCGGTTGCAATTGAAAGTCCGCAGGGCACAACAACACACATACTGGATTTACAACAAGAGCAACAGCTTTTTAAGCTGAAGCTAGCGGATAAGCCGTTAACGGTTTCACTGGATCCGGATTTGCACCTGTTTCGTCAATTGGCGCCCGGTGAAGCACCGCCAATTCTGCGCGAAGTGATGATTAATGCCGCTACGCGGACAGTTCTATTGCCCTCTGATGCCGGGATTAGAAAAATTGCCGAAACGCTTGCCAGCAAATTGCAAGACCGCAAACCGCAGATTATTACACCGGATGAACCATTTTTCAGTGTACCTGTGCTGGTTATCGGTTTGGATTCGGAAGTCGATGCCTGGCTTGCTGCTGAACAATTACCTGCCAAACCGGATGAAATCAACAGCAAAGGCACCGCACAAGTTTGGACTTTGGCTCGCGCGAAGGGAGCTTCCATGACGGTTATTGCCGCAAAGGATGCTGCATCACTTGAAGCTCTGATCCGTCCGTTGCCGCATTACGGCCGACAAAGCTACCTTGCGTTTGATGGCCGACAGGTGATAGAGAAAGGTGTTTGGCCAACGCAGGTACAAAAAATAGTAGTTAAATAA